One genomic window of Clostridium taeniosporum includes the following:
- the flgM gene encoding flagellar biosynthesis anti-sigma factor FlgM: MSINRINAHSAVNIYNSNKNINKIEKNNNIKNTDRIEISELGKSIKDYSLDYSIDNTKKVAEIKEKIQNGTYKIDSKLIAKGILEAIKENKNK, from the coding sequence ATGAGTATTAATAGGATTAATGCACATTCTGCAGTGAATATATATAATTCTAATAAAAATATAAATAAGATTGAAAAAAATAATAATATTAAAAATACAGATAGAATAGAAATTTCAGAACTTGGTAAATCTATAAAAGATTATTCTTTGGATTATAGTATAGATAATACAAAGAAAGTAGCAGAAATTAAAGAAAAGATACAAAATGGTACTTACAAAATAGATTCTAAATTAATCGCAAAGGGTATACTAGAAGCTATAAAGGAGAATAAAAATAAATAA
- a CDS encoding flagellar protein FlgN, with translation MIQELIEIIDNEESALRELLSLFEIQYKMIMEKDVFGLEGLVDKMNECNKKIAAHEVSRRQLIGKKSIKDILNDFNDEKLNASYERIQKTLKDVTLQKETNEMLLKQQIMFNNQMLNIMNPNREMKTYNSYGNLRR, from the coding sequence ATGATACAAGAGTTAATAGAAATAATTGATAATGAGGAAAGTGCATTAAGAGAATTATTAAGTCTATTTGAGATTCAGTATAAGATGATAATGGAAAAAGATGTGTTTGGATTAGAAGGATTAGTTGATAAGATGAATGAGTGCAATAAAAAAATTGCTGCTCATGAAGTTAGCAGAAGACAGCTAATAGGTAAAAAGAGTATAAAAGATATATTAAATGATTTTAATGATGAAAAATTAAATGCATCATATGAAAGAATTCAAAAAACATTAAAAGATGTAACATTGCAAAAGGAAACTAATGAAATGTTATTAAAACAGCAGATAATGTTTAATAATCAAATGCTAAACATTATGAATCCTAATAGGGAAATGAAGACTTATAACTCTTATGGTAATTTGAGAAGATAA
- the flgK gene encoding flagellar hook-associated protein FlgK, whose product MAGLFDTFTIGKRGLNVQQGAINTTSHNIANANTTGFSRQRAVATTTRPFGGMSRFDTCTVGQVGTGAEISSIERVRDSFIDFQVRHENGKLANYDVQDKFLYSVENIFGEPSDSGIQQLLGEFFDAFQELSKKPHDSSTKTIALQKASVLSDTLNNTYTQLEKQLSDAQKLLQVNIKDANSYLDQINELNNQIASVCAVGQKPNDLMDSRDNLLDELSYKFGITVDRKDKEAIDLKLEGYQNNKNPVNNLVNSNPINENYTRFSYVKSTEVKENAGAYTIDLKYHPLGNLNAEIETITVNCTSKEDAEKLSESLIQNRVLTADKNGDITVRKANGTKYETITLKDGDTVESKELNTSILQTHKLDVEVNTIDDKHIKGDIAGNQGVQDTIKGYMEDLDRIAVGLAYSVNAIQTGSKTPTDKYELVFINGADVEGLTGAAKNEKLEEKISAKNITVNKYLLENVSLLNASSKDDAGEGNGERALAIASLRNVKMNLSKFKDIDSRADFLSNSQVNFDDEINIIGSKDGSTINAYYKEIINNLGVNAETASRDVDKQGKKLQDLQMQRLSTSGVSLDEEMTNLIQFQHAYSANAKVISTVDELLDVVINGLKR is encoded by the coding sequence ATGGCAGGACTATTTGATACATTTACTATAGGGAAAAGAGGGTTAAATGTACAACAAGGAGCAATAAATACAACATCACATAATATAGCAAATGCAAATACAACTGGATTCTCAAGACAAAGAGCAGTTGCAACAACTACAAGACCTTTTGGTGGAATGTCTAGATTCGATACTTGTACAGTTGGACAAGTTGGTACTGGAGCTGAAATTTCATCAATAGAAAGAGTGAGAGATTCTTTTATTGATTTTCAAGTAAGACATGAAAATGGTAAACTTGCAAATTATGATGTTCAAGATAAATTTTTATATAGTGTGGAAAATATATTTGGAGAACCTTCTGATTCGGGAATACAACAATTACTAGGAGAGTTTTTTGATGCTTTTCAAGAATTATCTAAGAAGCCACATGATTCATCAACAAAAACAATAGCACTTCAAAAAGCATCAGTTTTATCAGATACATTAAATAATACTTATACTCAATTAGAAAAACAATTAAGTGATGCTCAAAAATTATTACAAGTAAATATTAAAGATGCAAATAGTTATTTAGATCAAATAAACGAATTAAATAATCAAATTGCAAGTGTATGTGCAGTTGGACAAAAACCAAATGATTTAATGGATTCAAGAGATAATCTTTTAGATGAATTAAGTTATAAATTTGGAATAACAGTAGATAGAAAAGATAAAGAGGCTATTGATTTAAAATTAGAAGGATATCAAAATAACAAGAATCCTGTTAATAATTTAGTTAATTCAAACCCTATAAATGAAAATTATACTAGATTTTCTTATGTAAAGAGTACCGAAGTTAAAGAAAATGCTGGAGCTTATACTATTGATCTTAAATACCATCCTTTAGGTAATTTAAATGCAGAAATAGAAACAATAACAGTAAATTGTACAAGCAAAGAAGATGCAGAAAAATTATCTGAATCTTTAATTCAAAATAGAGTATTAACAGCTGATAAGAATGGAGATATTACTGTAAGAAAAGCCAATGGTACTAAGTATGAAACTATAACTTTAAAAGATGGAGATACAGTAGAGTCTAAAGAGCTAAATACTTCAATACTTCAAACTCATAAATTAGATGTAGAGGTTAATACTATTGATGACAAACACATCAAAGGTGATATAGCAGGTAATCAAGGAGTACAAGATACGATCAAAGGATATATGGAAGACCTAGACAGAATTGCTGTGGGTTTAGCTTATTCCGTTAATGCTATTCAAACAGGAAGTAAAACACCTACAGATAAATATGAGCTTGTATTTATTAATGGTGCTGATGTAGAAGGATTAACTGGAGCAGCTAAGAATGAAAAGTTAGAAGAGAAAATAAGTGCTAAAAACATAACCGTTAATAAATATTTATTAGAGAATGTATCTTTATTAAATGCTTCAAGCAAAGATGATGCTGGAGAAGGTAATGGAGAGAGAGCCTTAGCAATTGCAAGTCTTAGAAATGTAAAGATGAATTTGTCTAAATTCAAAGATATAGATAGTAGAGCCGATTTTTTAAGTAATTCACAAGTGAATTTTGATGATGAAATAAATATAATAGGCAGTAAAGATGGATCAACAATAAATGCTTATTATAAAGAAATAATAAATAATTTAGGAGTAAATGCAGAAACAGCTAGTAGAGATGTAGATAAGCAAGGAAAGAAATTACAAGATTTACAAATGCAAAGATTATCAACTTCAGGAGTTTCATTAGATGAAGAAATGACTAATTTAATACAATTTCAACATGCATATAGTGCAAATGCTAAAGTGATTTCAACAGTAGATGAATTACTTGATGTTGTTATAAATGGACTTAAGAGATAG
- the flgL gene encoding flagellar hook-associated protein FlgL encodes MRITTSMLTSNYQSNMTKNLNNIQKIQNQLSSGKEISRPSDNPYKVSRTMQMYTEIGANKQYNENIKDISNWLDTTDTSLNQMGNVFARVRELLVTAGNGAYGGDERKAIQDEIKERVNEMSQILNTNFDGVYIFGGTKTTSKPTIVNSDGELCYADKDGNAVNKTAAGVNIELTNPITDGGTKTINSMEKSGDTVTVIIADNTDPANPVETPVNIDLSSVDLTATPPVTEESLFKIALNAQGFNDDAVERLASMVPSFNALDQMGSDLNVEVSQGVLINYNKNAVDLLEGSGTNVVDTLNKIITNLGSGGDVSKITGECLGEVDDIIKNLLKNRAEVGAMQNRMESAQDKNESENLDMTDILSKTEDIDFTEKMIQYSTMQTVYMAALQTSAKILPATILDYL; translated from the coding sequence ATGAGAATAACTACAAGTATGTTAACTTCGAATTATCAAAGCAATATGACAAAAAATTTAAATAATATACAGAAGATTCAAAATCAATTATCATCAGGTAAAGAAATAAGCAGACCGTCTGATAATCCATATAAAGTTTCAAGAACAATGCAAATGTATACGGAAATTGGAGCAAATAAGCAGTATAATGAAAACATAAAAGATATTTCAAACTGGTTAGATACAACAGATACTTCATTAAATCAAATGGGAAATGTATTTGCTAGAGTCAGAGAACTTTTGGTTACTGCAGGTAATGGAGCATATGGGGGAGATGAAAGAAAGGCCATACAAGATGAAATTAAAGAAAGAGTCAATGAAATGTCTCAAATATTAAATACTAATTTTGATGGAGTATATATATTTGGAGGAACTAAAACTACATCTAAACCTACAATAGTAAATTCAGATGGTGAATTATGTTATGCAGATAAAGATGGAAATGCTGTAAATAAAACAGCAGCAGGAGTAAATATAGAACTTACAAATCCAATTACTGATGGTGGAACTAAAACTATAAATAGTATGGAGAAAAGCGGTGATACAGTAACAGTTATTATAGCTGATAATACTGATCCTGCAAATCCTGTAGAAACACCAGTAAATATTGATTTAAGTAGTGTTGATTTAACAGCGACTCCTCCTGTAACAGAAGAATCTTTATTTAAAATAGCATTAAATGCCCAAGGATTTAATGATGATGCTGTAGAAAGATTAGCTAGTATGGTACCATCTTTTAATGCATTAGATCAAATGGGTTCAGATTTGAATGTTGAAGTATCTCAAGGAGTTTTAATTAATTATAATAAAAATGCAGTGGATCTTTTAGAAGGTAGTGGAACTAATGTTGTTGATACATTAAATAAGATTATAACCAACCTTGGATCTGGTGGAGATGTTTCTAAAATAACTGGAGAATGTCTTGGAGAAGTAGATGATATTATAAAAAATCTGCTAAAAAATAGAGCAGAAGTTGGAGCTATGCAAAATAGAATGGAATCTGCACAAGATAAGAATGAATCAGAAAATTTAGATATGACAGATATTTTATCAAAGACAGAAGATATTGATTTCACAGAAAAAATGATACAATATTCAACAATGCAAACAGTATATATGGCAGCACTTCAAACTAGTGCTAAAATACTTCCAGCAACTATATTAGACTATTTATAG
- the fliW gene encoding flagellar assembly protein FliW: MIFVSKVHGNIEYDEKNKITFKKGILGFENLKDYILVDIKGYEPFKLLQSLEDDDMGLILVSPFEFHENYEVKLSNEQIDKLCIEDEKEVVVFTTVTLNSDPKKITTNLKAPIIINISNKLGEQIILDKSDYEIKHLLIKE; encoded by the coding sequence ATGATATTTGTTTCAAAGGTGCATGGTAATATAGAATATGATGAAAAAAATAAAATTACTTTTAAAAAAGGAATCTTAGGATTTGAAAATTTAAAAGATTATATTTTAGTAGATATAAAAGGATATGAACCATTTAAGTTATTACAATCATTAGAAGATGATGACATGGGATTGATTTTAGTTTCGCCATTTGAATTTCATGAAAATTATGAAGTGAAATTGAGTAATGAACAAATAGATAAATTATGTATAGAAGATGAAAAAGAAGTTGTAGTGTTTACTACTGTAACATTAAATTCTGATCCAAAAAAAATTACTACAAATTTAAAAGCACCTATAATTATAAATATTTCTAATAAATTAGGGGAACAAATAATATTAGATAAATCAGATTATGAAATAAAACATCTTTTAATAAAGGAGTGA
- the csrA gene encoding carbon storage regulator CsrA: MLIITRKKDESLIIGDDIEITVLKLEDGSVKLGINAPRETPILRKELYEAVREENKKAMNIDLNLLNKLKK; this comes from the coding sequence ATGTTAATTATTACAAGAAAAAAAGATGAGTCTTTAATTATAGGCGATGATATTGAAATTACAGTTTTAAAGCTAGAAGATGGAAGTGTGAAACTTGGAATAAATGCACCAAGAGAAACTCCTATTTTAAGAAAAGAATTATATGAAGCTGTTAGAGAAGAAAATAAAAAAGCTATGAATATTGATTTAAATTTATTAAATAAATTAAAGAAATAA
- a CDS encoding flagellar protein FlaG has protein sequence MNINPVGQVVINNDFEGIIPDFKNTNNEEQIKQIEKSHLSDKNYSKEELDKSLKKLNKFLEDDKVHAEYSVHKDLKSVMIKIVDDSTKKVILEIPPKKILDMVASMCKQVGLLDKRA, from the coding sequence ATGAACATTAATCCTGTAGGACAAGTTGTTATCAATAATGATTTTGAAGGTATCATACCAGATTTTAAAAATACAAATAATGAAGAACAAATAAAACAAATAGAAAAATCTCATTTATCAGATAAAAACTATAGTAAAGAAGAATTAGATAAATCACTTAAAAAATTAAATAAATTTTTAGAAGATGATAAGGTGCATGCAGAATATTCTGTGCATAAAGATTTAAAATCAGTAATGATAAAAATAGTAGATGACTCAACAAAAAAAGTGATTTTGGAAATCCCCCCTAAAAAAATATTAGATATGGTTGCAAGCATGTGCAAACAAGTTGGATTATTAGACAAGAGAGCTTAA
- the fliS gene encoding flagellar export chaperone FliS: MYSNGYTAYKNNSVNYASKDQLLMMLVDGAVKFAKIARQAMVDKNIKKAHENIVKTEDIFTELRATLDISAGEWAQNMFDVYGFINDKLFEANLKKDVKVIDEVIPLIEEIRNIWYAAEKRAKNA; encoded by the coding sequence ATGTATTCTAATGGATATACTGCTTATAAAAATAATAGTGTAAATTACGCATCTAAGGATCAATTGTTGATGATGCTTGTAGATGGAGCAGTTAAATTTGCTAAAATAGCTAGACAAGCTATGGTGGATAAGAACATAAAAAAAGCACATGAAAATATAGTTAAAACAGAAGATATTTTTACAGAACTTAGAGCTACACTTGATATAAGTGCTGGAGAATGGGCACAAAATATGTTTGATGTTTATGGATTTATAAATGACAAATTATTTGAAGCTAACTTAAAAAAAGATGTAAAGGTAATAGATGAAGTTATACCTCTTATTGAAGAAATAAGGAATATATGGTATGCAGCTGAAAAAAGAGCTAAAAATGCATAG
- the fliD gene encoding flagellar filament capping protein FliD, producing MRITGLATGLDMDEIVKNSMKPYRIKVDQMTQKKDVVEIKQKLYRDIIKEGREFFDKHLDMVKSDTLLKSSNWSSISFSSSDENAVTAKASGEAIKDDYTVSVTQLAAKASTTLKDGITTGAQTLTTSTGVTINFDVANDGSKTTIANFNASIATKKADSSLTSEQLKSLNITAKYSEISGGIIFEANDFGQGGFTLTNSTGDATDKYLHATIKNSNGDIYEIKDADKVTNNSKAVDGITFNFNKECTGVEITGKTDVKDLKDKVVAFVNDYNKLIEKLNTTVITKHDRSYVPLTAEQKKEMSETEVKLWNERVEKGQLYRDSDITRITNSMKESMRTLMADSGLKLETIGIKPVQDYSGALNGTFTIDEDKLTEALENNTEDVMNLFIGNSDAADKSQRGILHQLKDTVDTEFNKSTSSSLLKKAGFEGTTTFTTNQLSKNITDYEKKIKDMEKDFSRREQHLYSKYATLEKMMNKLNAQQSNLMSQLGMA from the coding sequence ATGAGAATTACAGGACTTGCAACAGGACTTGATATGGATGAAATAGTTAAGAATTCCATGAAACCCTACAGAATTAAAGTAGACCAAATGACACAAAAGAAAGATGTTGTAGAAATAAAACAAAAGCTGTATAGAGATATAATAAAAGAAGGTAGAGAATTTTTTGATAAACATCTTGATATGGTTAAAAGTGATACTTTATTAAAATCATCAAATTGGTCATCAATTAGTTTCTCATCAAGTGATGAAAATGCTGTAACTGCAAAAGCCAGTGGTGAAGCTATAAAAGATGATTATACAGTTAGTGTAACTCAATTAGCAGCAAAAGCATCAACTACTTTAAAAGATGGTATAACTACTGGAGCTCAAACATTAACTACAAGTACTGGAGTTACTATTAATTTTGATGTTGCAAATGATGGAAGTAAGACAACAATAGCTAATTTTAATGCATCAATAGCTACTAAAAAGGCAGATTCTAGCTTGACTTCTGAACAATTAAAATCTTTAAATATAACAGCTAAATATAGTGAAATTAGTGGTGGCATAATTTTTGAAGCAAATGATTTTGGTCAAGGTGGTTTTACACTTACTAATTCTACAGGTGATGCTACAGATAAATATCTTCATGCAACAATAAAAAATAGTAATGGTGATATTTATGAGATTAAAGATGCAGATAAAGTTACAAATAATTCAAAGGCAGTAGATGGTATTACTTTTAATTTTAATAAAGAGTGTACTGGTGTTGAGATAACAGGAAAAACTGATGTAAAAGATTTAAAGGATAAGGTTGTAGCTTTTGTAAATGATTATAATAAGCTTATAGAAAAATTAAATACAACTGTAATAACTAAGCATGATAGAAGTTATGTTCCACTTACAGCTGAACAAAAGAAAGAAATGTCAGAAACTGAAGTTAAACTTTGGAATGAAAGAGTTGAAAAAGGACAATTATATAGAGATTCTGATATTACAAGAATAACTAATTCTATGAAAGAATCTATGAGAACTTTAATGGCGGATAGTGGATTAAAACTTGAAACTATAGGAATAAAACCAGTTCAAGATTATTCAGGGGCTTTAAATGGAACATTTACGATTGACGAAGATAAATTAACAGAAGCTTTAGAAAATAATACAGAAGATGTTATGAATTTATTTATAGGAAATTCAGATGCAGCTGATAAGAGTCAAAGAGGAATATTACATCAATTAAAAGATACTGTAGATACGGAATTTAACAAAAGCACTAGTTCATCTCTTTTAAAGAAAGCGGGTTTTGAAGGTACAACTACTTTTACAACTAATCAACTTAGTAAGAATATAACAGATTATGAGAAGAAAATAAAAGATATGGAAAAAGATTTTTCAAGAAGAGAACAACACTTATATTCTAAATATGCTACTCTTGAAAAAATGATGAATAAACTTAATGCTCAACAATCTAATTTAATGTCACAATTAGGAATGGCTTAA
- a CDS encoding YjfB family protein codes for MDIRAMSISMNQGALKTAVQLSVLKLGMNSQKQVADQMTEMMDNMAVEPGKGINLDKIV; via the coding sequence ATGGATATAAGAGCAATGTCAATTTCGATGAATCAAGGAGCATTAAAAACAGCTGTGCAGTTATCTGTTTTAAAACTTGGAATGAATTCACAAAAGCAAGTAGCTGATCAAATGACAGAAATGATGGATAATATGGCTGTAGAACCTGGAAAAGGAATAAATTTAGATAAAATTGTTTAA
- a CDS encoding flagellin: MIINHNMNAMNAHRNMLSNTSAAGKSMEKLSSGLRINRAGDDAAGLSISEKMRGQIRGLDQASRNSQDGISLIQTAEGALTETHSILQRMRELSVQAANDTNVTVDRTAIKSEMDELVNEIDRIATSTTFNEQKLLDGTAKSLKFQIGADEGVSMKLAVGTMKADALSVNALDVTTHTKAASAISKVDSAIKAVSAERSKLGANQNRLEHTINNLNNASENIQAAESRVRDVDMAKEMMNFSKNNILNQAAQAMLAQANQQPQGVLQLLR, translated from the coding sequence ATGATTATCAATCACAACATGAATGCGATGAACGCACACAGAAATATGCTAAGCAATACAAGTGCAGCAGGAAAGTCTATGGAAAAATTATCTTCAGGCTTAAGAATAAACAGAGCTGGAGATGACGCAGCAGGTCTTTCAATTTCTGAAAAAATGAGAGGACAAATCAGAGGTTTAGATCAAGCTTCAAGAAACTCTCAAGATGGTATCTCTTTAATTCAAACAGCAGAAGGAGCTTTAACAGAAACTCACTCAATTCTTCAAAGAATGAGAGAATTATCAGTACAAGCAGCTAACGATACTAACGTAACAGTTGATAGAACTGCTATAAAATCTGAAATGGACGAATTAGTTAATGAAATTGACAGAATAGCAACTTCAACTACATTCAATGAACAAAAATTACTTGACGGTACTGCAAAGAGTTTAAAATTCCAAATAGGTGCTGATGAAGGTGTTAGCATGAAGTTAGCAGTTGGAACAATGAAAGCTGATGCATTATCAGTAAATGCTTTAGATGTAACTACACATACTAAAGCAGCTTCAGCAATATCAAAAGTTGATTCAGCTATTAAAGCAGTATCTGCTGAAAGATCAAAACTTGGAGCAAACCAAAACAGATTAGAACATACTATCAATAACTTAAATAATGCATCTGAAAATATTCAAGCAGCAGAAAGCAGAGTTAGAGACGTAGATATGGCTAAGGAAATGATGAATTTCTCTAAGAATAACATTCTTAACCAAGCTGCTCAAGCAATGTTAGCTCAAGCTAATCAACAACCACAAGGTGTACTTCAATTATTAAGATAG
- a CDS encoding motility associated factor glycosyltransferase family protein yields MLKDNLIILKEYYPKLYERIIELEDNDNIQEVKSKNGMSNIIFNNKFWIHSRYNPENEALKWIDNTIIKDEDTILVIGLGLGYYLEKLEKKYKDKKIIIIEPNIYFFRKMLDFKDITKFLRLDNIVFMVDIDPYIIRRLISDYLKENKIKKIHIEEMPIYRKIDNKYIEQLYKEIDNGLFQIKGNIATEIAFAQMWLNNTIRLLDYIKEIPDVSIMKEEFKDIPIVIVSAGPSLNKNVHYLKEINNKALIIAVGSAVNILEKKEITPHIIMGFDGQEMEAKIFQQLKNTKPIFIFGPSVHYKAVESYKGQKMCMILNNDTSILELYKGLGIKVQKFDSGPSVSNIALVLAQYLKASQVMLIGQDLAYTGNERYAEGGIHNYNIDKDKSLERKGFKKVLDIYGKEVYTKNDLIGIKNWFEEYLNVFNGEIEVYNCSEAGLGIKGAPNMKFKEAINKFCIRDFNIYDKLPLLSKKNNSIDKDKFGNLIFEYKKEIKRLIELSKQRLDKIYKLINHYDEKSFSKQFKSILNLCDEIEKYDSFKVFIEPTGKSYIDSITSGINNKLDKLDNIHEKNKTILNGLALQYEYIDKCMQIVKFAFDKKDIDYSS; encoded by the coding sequence ATGTTAAAAGATAATTTAATTATTTTAAAAGAATATTATCCTAAATTATATGAAAGAATTATAGAATTAGAAGATAACGATAATATCCAAGAAGTCAAAAGTAAAAACGGAATGTCAAATATAATATTTAATAATAAATTTTGGATTCATAGTAGATATAATCCTGAAAATGAAGCTTTAAAGTGGATTGATAATACTATTATTAAAGATGAAGATACAATTTTAGTTATTGGATTAGGTTTAGGATATTATTTGGAAAAATTAGAGAAGAAGTACAAAGACAAGAAAATAATAATTATAGAACCTAATATATATTTTTTTAGAAAAATGTTAGATTTTAAGGATATTACAAAATTTTTAAGATTGGATAATATTGTATTTATGGTAGATATAGATCCATATATTATAAGGAGATTAATTTCTGATTATTTAAAAGAAAATAAGATAAAAAAAATACATATAGAAGAGATGCCTATTTATAGAAAAATAGATAATAAATATATAGAGCAGTTATATAAAGAAATAGACAATGGGCTATTTCAAATTAAGGGGAATATTGCGACGGAAATTGCATTTGCACAAATGTGGTTAAATAATACTATACGACTTTTAGATTATATAAAAGAGATTCCAGATGTAAGTATTATGAAAGAAGAATTTAAAGATATTCCTATAGTGATTGTTTCAGCAGGACCATCTTTAAATAAAAATGTTCATTATTTAAAAGAAATAAATAATAAAGCATTAATAATAGCAGTAGGATCAGCGGTTAATATATTAGAGAAAAAAGAAATAACTCCACATATAATAATGGGATTTGATGGTCAAGAAATGGAGGCTAAAATTTTTCAACAGTTAAAAAATACAAAGCCTATTTTTATTTTTGGGCCATCAGTTCATTATAAAGCAGTTGAATCATATAAAGGACAAAAAATGTGCATGATTTTAAATAACGATACTTCAATACTAGAACTTTATAAAGGGTTAGGTATTAAAGTACAAAAATTTGATTCAGGACCATCTGTGTCTAATATTGCATTAGTATTAGCACAGTATCTAAAAGCATCACAGGTTATGCTGATAGGACAAGATTTAGCATATACAGGTAATGAAAGGTATGCTGAAGGAGGAATTCATAATTATAATATTGATAAAGACAAATCATTAGAAAGAAAAGGATTTAAAAAGGTTCTTGATATATATGGTAAAGAGGTTTATACAAAGAATGATTTAATAGGAATAAAGAACTGGTTTGAGGAATATTTAAATGTATTTAATGGAGAAATAGAAGTTTACAATTGTAGTGAAGCAGGATTAGGCATAAAAGGGGCACCTAATATGAAGTTTAAAGAAGCTATAAACAAATTCTGCATTAGAGATTTTAATATATATGATAAATTACCATTATTATCCAAGAAGAATAATAGTATAGATAAAGATAAATTTGGAAATTTAATATTTGAATATAAAAAAGAAATAAAAAGATTAATTGAATTATCAAAACAAAGGTTGGATAAAATATATAAGCTTATAAATCATTATGATGAGAAAAGCTTTAGCAAACAATTTAAAAGCATTTTAAACCTATGTGATGAAATTGAAAAGTATGATAGTTTTAAAGTTTTTATTGAACCCACTGGAAAGTCTTATATAGATAGTATTACAAGTGGCATAAATAATAAATTAGATAAATTAGATAATATTCATGAAAAAAATAAAACTATATTGAATGGATTGGCATTACAGTATGAATATATTGATAAATGTATGCAAATAGTTAAATTTGCATTTGATAAGAAAGATATAGATTATAGTTCATAA